One region of Thunnus thynnus chromosome 14, fThuThy2.1, whole genome shotgun sequence genomic DNA includes:
- the nkx1.2la gene encoding NK1 transcription factor related 2-like,a gives MLDPKDCGVTMTSSHKISFSIIDILDPNKFNSKRVNELSIAEEKFLVPNAEGTSLQSDTTAGGDFRVERTEAGEDAGDENSTGAKHHAVVADPLLLSPAAEPERCLTGDQDDTAEESAVTLQDPSPHKRRRPDQACAKPRRARTAFTYEQLVALENKFRATRYLSVCERLNLALSLSLTETQVKIWFQNRRTKWKKQNPGADSTLQPGSNSLVNVSPNPATCGSNPASFHQTFPNFSSGNVIFHTAGAVPLSSTGGLLHPFMSSGFVQPTYFNPHL, from the exons ATGCTGGACCCCAAGGACTGTGGAGTGACAATGACGTCTAGTCACAAGATTTCCTTTTCTATAATCGACATTTTGGATCCGAACAAATTCAACAGCAAAAGGGTAAACGAACTTTCCATCGCCGAGGAGAAGTTTCTTGTGCCAAATGCAGAGGGAACAAGTTTGCAGTCGGACACCACTGCAGGCGGAGACTTCAGAGTTGAGCGCACGGAAGCAG gAGAGGACGCAGGAGATGAAAACTCCACAGGCGCCAAACATCACGCAGTTGTCGCTGACCCCCTCCTGCTCTCCCCAGCGGCTGAACCAGAGCGGTGTCTCACCGGGGATCAGGACGACACAGCAGAGGAGTCAGCGGTCACCCTGCAGGACCCGTCACCGCACAAGCGGCGGCGCCCGGACCAGGCCTGCGCCAAGCCACGACGCGCCAGAACAGCGTTCACCTACGAGCAACTGGTTGCTCTGGAGAACAAGTTCCGCGCAACTCGGTACTTGTCTGTGTGCGAGAGACTGAACCTGGCCCTGTCCTTGAGTCTGACCGAAACCCAGGTGAAAATTTGGTTCCAGAATAGGAGGACCAAGTGGAAAAAGCAGAACCCCGGGGCGGACAGCACCTTGCAGCCCGGCTCCAACTCCCTGGTCAACGTCAGTCCCAATCCGGCCACATGTGGGTCGAACCCCGCCAGCTTCCACCAAACTTTCCCCAACTTCAGCTCTGGGAATGTGATCTTCCACACGGCCGGTGCTGTTCCGCTTTCATCCACTGGAGGGCTCCTGCATCCCTTCATGTCCAGTGGATTCGTCCAGCCGACTTATTTTAATCCACACCTATAA